In the Methanothermobacter sp. K4 genome, TGAGGATAGACTGGATCTTCTTGAAGAGGAGACCGAGGAAAAGGAATTCTAGATTGGGGTCTCCACCTCTTTTCTTTTAGTTGCTGACTCCGGTCTCCAGCTATTCCCCTTGACTCCAAATATTCCCTTATTCTAATGTAATCACTGCAGTGGTTCAATATCTACCAAAAAATTCCCTTATTCTAATGTAATCACTGTAGTGGTTTACATTCACCAGTTCAATGGGATCCGATGCCTCAACACCGTACAGCCTGATGCCATCATCCACCATCAGATGGAGCAGAGGATTTATGTTTCCATCACCCCGGGGGAGGTATCTTTTAAGGAGATCTGAGCTAGCTGCAAGGGGCATGCCTAGGCCCTCAGCGCTCTCAAGCCATCCGCTCCTCCCCCTTGCAAGTACCGAAACCGTCTCAGGGTCAGCTTGTTCAGTGATCCTCCCCATGGTCTCAGGGGATACCGCCGGCTGGTCCCCGGCAACGCAGAGTATGACTTCACCTGAAGCAGAAAGAACACCATTGAGGAGTGATGCCGAGAGTGGAACATCAGGTGGATCGTTCCTCACAATCTCCACATCCAGACCTGATATCGCCTCCTCAACCTCCCCTGCATGGTGGCCTGTTACGACGATGCACTCATCCACACCCGCCCTGAGGACTGAATCCACTGTTTTCTCTATTACAGTAACTGAGTTGAGGGGGAGGAGGAGTTTATGGACAGGCTCAAGGCCGAGTTTCAGCATGTCCCTACACATTCGGCTGCCACGCCCTGCCGCTGTAATAACCGCTGAGATCAACTCCACCACCCTATGCCGGTTCAAGCCTGTAGATCCTGGCGTATATTGTTGTACCCGCACCTGACCCTGTCGTCCACATCTCAATGAGTACCGGTACCTCCCTGTGTTCCTGACCTTTATTCCGGTTGCCGGGTTGAAGCCGAACAGGACCGCACGGAACTCCCAGGTCATGCCCCTGGGGAGTGGCATCCCTGCATCAGTGACAACGGCCCTGAGGGCCCTTGCAGGTGGGCATGAGCCGTGGGACGCGTATCCGCCGGGGGCCTCCGGGTCCCTTGATGCCGTGAACCTGACTGTCTCCTTACCTGAACCCTCACTTCCCGGTGGAATCACTGTGCCATTCCATGCCGCGGCGAATGCCCTCGCATTGAAGGCCCTCTTGTTATCATCGTACTGGGGGTATGAGCCCAGGTAGCTCACTGCAGTTGATACCAGAACCCTCCTGTAGCCTCCAGTGTACACCATGACAGGCGCCCCTGAGGGGTAGTTCTCCATGTACTCAATAACCTCCCCCCCAAAGAGCTCCTCTATCCTGCCGGGTGGAACAGGGAGTCTGCCGTCGCTGAAGTTGGATAGCTGGTAGTCCAGGACTATCTCGTCGCCATCATCGGCCCTTCTGAACCACCTTTTTATCCTGTTAACGGATTTGTACCTGTGGGGGACTGTGCTGTTACTTATACTATCTGCAGGGACGAATCTGACCTTCCTCCCGTTCTCAATGATATCTATACCCTTCTCTCTCTTGACACCATAGGTGTAGGGTGTCTTGTAGGCCCAGAGGAAGACCGGTGGCTCCTGGACCACCAGTTTATCCCCTGAAATCCTCAGTACTCCAGGACCATCGACAGTGGATCTTCCTGATGGGTCTATCCCTGAGGTCATCCTGGATATCGGGACGTGCACTGCCCCTGTGAGGAGCGCCTGGAGGAGGTTCCCGGGGTCCATGTAGTTGAATTCATCAAGGATGTAGTCTGGGTGCAGTATCAGGGGGACGCTCCTCACCCGGGACTCATCGATGACATCCTGACCCTTCAGTACCGTGCTTCCAGGCTCAAGGGCGGCTATCTCGCCAGGGTGCTGGGGTTCAGCACTTCCCTCGATGTATGCGTCTGATGCTGTTATGATGGCTGCAACAATAAGCAGTGCAATGATGTGCTTACCTGATATGATCCTCTGCATATCTGAATCCCCCCTCACCAATTATGAGTATGGTGTCATATGGTTCTGCAATTTCAAGGGCCCTGCTGACAGCCTCCTCAACCTGCTCGCGGCTCGCCCCAAGGGTCCCTGCCCCTGCCCTGGTCCTGCTGGATTCTGTATGGACCACCCTCTTACCCAGGATACCTGAGGCTCTCCTTGCAGCATAGGATGCCGGTATAACGGTGTCGGCGTCCCTCAGGAGCGATGCGATTTCCAGATCACCATCCATTCCACTCTCAGAGGCCACGGTATTTACGACTATAAGCCTTCCATCGGTCCCCTTAAGTTCCTGCATCACAGCCCTCACACCGGCCGGGTTGTGGGCGTAGTCAAGTATAACCCGTGGTGAGTCCAACAGTTTCTGGAACCTTCCCCTCACACCACTGAATGACTCAATACCCTTCACTATATTATCAATATCCACGCCAAGGGACCATGCAGCGGCAGCTGCTGCCAGTGCATTGTAAACATTGAAGATCCCTGGGGCCTTAAGTTTAACATCCCTCATCTCGGGGCCTATTACCAGTTTGAAGCCAGTGCCTGATGCCTCCAGTGCCATAACCTCTGGCTGGGGTCTCCGGTAGCCACAGACACACTGGTAGTCCCCCAGGTGCCCCATGGTTCTGCGTGTATATTTGAGGGTGCTGCCACATTTGGGGCATTCCCTGCCCTCAGGCATGACCGGCGCCGACTCTATACCCTGGATACCATAGAGAACCACTCTCTCCTCCCTCAGTTCCTCTGCGAATGATGCTACGATGGGGTCATCGGCGTTCAGTACCATGACCTCAGCTGTATCAATGATCTCCCTCTTGCATTCAATGTAATCAGAGAACCGCCTGCCACCTGATAGGTGGTCCCTTGATATGTTGGTTATGACACCCACTGAGACCCCTGAGAGGAGGGCTGATTGCCTTATCTCACCCCTCCTCCCGAATGTCCCTATCTCAACAACCGCCACGTCCCCCGGGAGTCTTGCCTGGAGGGCCGGTACCAGTTCCGTGTTGCCCTGTATGCTGAGGTGGTGCTCTGGCACAGTCTTTCCGGCAGCCCTCATTATGGATTTGAGGATACCTGTGGTTGTGGTCTTTCCATTGGTCCCTGTAACCCCCACCACAGGTTTTTCAACAGGGCACATGTTCAGGACGTCCTCAACGCCTATCACATCAGCGTCAAGTTCCCTGATCAGATCAAGAACCTTCCTGTTATTTTCGAGGGCTGGTGTGATGGCTATGGTGCCTGCGCGCTTGAGGAACTCCATGCTGTGACCCCCAAGGTCAAGTTCTATTCCCTCCTCCCTGAAGACATCCTCAAGGGGTGTACTCTCCTTCAGATCCGAGACGATCACCCGGTAACCCCTTGCCCGGAGGTTCCTTGCCATGAGGCTTCCCACATTCCCGCAGCCTCCAAGGACAACTGTGAAGTCCCTCATTGACTCTATGGCCCTCTCAATATCATTCCTCACGTTATCATATGCGTTGACAACCCCCGGGCCCAGGTGGAGTACCGTGTCCCCCTTTTCTGCGATTTCAAGGGCCCTCCTTATGCTATCATATACGCTCCCGGTCTTTATGGTTTTATCCCTGCCGGCACCCCCTTCAACCTCAGAGGCTGCTTCCATGTCAATCTTACCTGTTGTCTCATTCTTGGCGCTTACAATCAATATATCGGCTTTCTCACCAAGTATCTGACCTATCCTGTACTTGTCCCTCACTGTGAGGGTGTCGGGGTTGTCAAGGCTTATTATCAGCCTCCCCTTAAATTCAATGCCCTCAAAGAGTTTCTCCATACTCTCAGGGTTGTGGGCTGCGTCCATGTAAACCGGGACACCATCAACCTCATCTATGAACTCAAATCTACCCTTTATACCCCTGAATTCCTCTATTGCATTTTTGATATCCTTAATGTCAAATCCAAGTACCAGTGCAACGGTTATGGCTGCAAGGGCGTTCTCCACGTTGAAGAGGCCCGGTACCCTGAGTTTTATCCTCTCGGTGAGGGGCCCGGCATGGACCAGCCCTTCATGTTCCTCACAGTTTAAAGATCCGCAGGTGCTGCAGAGGGC is a window encoding:
- a CDS encoding NTP transferase domain-containing protein yields the protein MQRIISGKHIIALLIVAAIITASDAYIEGSAEPQHPGEIAALEPGSTVLKGQDVIDESRVRSVPLILHPDYILDEFNYMDPGNLLQALLTGAVHVPISRMTSGIDPSGRSTVDGPGVLRISGDKLVVQEPPVFLWAYKTPYTYGVKREKGIDIIENGRKVRFVPADSISNSTVPHRYKSVNRIKRWFRRADDGDEIVLDYQLSNFSDGRLPVPPGRIEELFGGEVIEYMENYPSGAPVMVYTGGYRRVLVSTAVSYLGSYPQYDDNKRAFNARAFAAAWNGTVIPPGSEGSGKETVRFTASRDPEAPGGYASHGSCPPARALRAVVTDAGMPLPRGMTWEFRAVLFGFNPATGIKVRNTGRYRYSLRCGRQGQVRVQQYTPGSTGLNRHRVVELISAVITAAGRGSRMCRDMLKLGLEPVHKLLLPLNSVTVIEKTVDSVLRAGVDECIVVTGHHAGEVEEAISGLDVEIVRNDPPDVPLSASLLNGVLSASGEVILCVAGDQPAVSPETMGRITEQADPETVSVLARGRSGWLESAEGLGMPLAASSDLLKRYLPRGDGNINPLLHLMVDDGIRLYGVEASDPIELVNVNHYSDYIRIREFFGRY
- a CDS encoding Mur ligase family protein, translated to MNVLVLGDGNAGRPAARLLRHLGNSVLVNDLRELDELPPKARRRIAEMKKEGVRFRFGGHRIEDMLWADAVFVSPNIPHDAPVREMLGRVEKDLVHITTSDIGRILNQLIGIPMVGVAGTDGKTTTTNMIDHILSSSHRTVSFSSIQDSLVIEGLVELVVNGDVKNRDIAVFELPHGTIRMADGLEIVAGVVTNLTPDHMDEFRDYDEYIERNFSIKNLIAPGGVLVLCGDDPVIAGLLDDLEVKSVVYGLGNERKVEFMDRTFTGSAEPQVSASDIDLMGLEGSEFTLKVSEIPTALCSTCGSLNCEEHEGLVHAGPLTERIKLRVPGLFNVENALAAITVALVLGFDIKDIKNAIEEFRGIKGRFEFIDEVDGVPVYMDAAHNPESMEKLFEGIEFKGRLIISLDNPDTLTVRDKYRIGQILGEKADILIVSAKNETTGKIDMEAASEVEGGAGRDKTIKTGSVYDSIRRALEIAEKGDTVLHLGPGVVNAYDNVRNDIERAIESMRDFTVVLGGCGNVGSLMARNLRARGYRVIVSDLKESTPLEDVFREEGIELDLGGHSMEFLKRAGTIAITPALENNRKVLDLIRELDADVIGVEDVLNMCPVEKPVVGVTGTNGKTTTTGILKSIMRAAGKTVPEHHLSIQGNTELVPALQARLPGDVAVVEIGTFGRRGEIRQSALLSGVSVGVITNISRDHLSGGRRFSDYIECKREIIDTAEVMVLNADDPIVASFAEELREERVVLYGIQGIESAPVMPEGRECPKCGSTLKYTRRTMGHLGDYQCVCGYRRPQPEVMALEASGTGFKLVIGPEMRDVKLKAPGIFNVYNALAAAAAAWSLGVDIDNIVKGIESFSGVRGRFQKLLDSPRVILDYAHNPAGVRAVMQELKGTDGRLIVVNTVASESGMDGDLEIASLLRDADTVIPASYAARRASGILGKRVVHTESSRTRAGAGTLGASREQVEEAVSRALEIAEPYDTILIIGEGGFRYAEDHIR